A region from the Branchiostoma lanceolatum isolate klBraLanc5 chromosome 2, klBraLanc5.hap2, whole genome shotgun sequence genome encodes:
- the LOC136426681 gene encoding ficolin-1-like — protein MDTDGGGWTVFQKRQDGSVNFYQDWQAYKTGFGDLRGEFWLGNDNLARMTAHGMYELRVDLEDFEGNSAYAKYSSFRVEDEIHKYRLTVGGYSGTAGDAMAFHSSMFFSTKDRDNDNHPSNDSHCARSAKGGWWYNHCHDANLNGLYHGGPFPQSMADGVSWEHWKGHYYSLKLTEMKIRPY, from the exons ATGGACACGGATGGGGGCGGATGGACG GTGTTCCAAAAGCGGCAGGACGGTTCTGTAAACTTCTACCAGGACTGGCAGGCCTACAAGACTGGATTCGGGGACTTGAGGGGAGAGTTCTGGCTCG GCAACGACAATTTGGCCAGAATGACTGCCCATGGCATGTACGAGTTGAGGGTTGACCTGGAGGACTTTGAGGGAAACTCAGCTTACGCCAAATACAGCAGCTTTCGGGTGGAGGACGAGATCCACAAGTACAGGCTGACTGTGGGAGGGTACTCGGGAACTGCAG GTGATGCCATGGCATTCCATTCTTCCATGTTCTTTTCAACAAAGGACAGAGACAATGACAATCACCCGTCCAATGACTCACACTGTGCCCGGAGTGCAAAGGGAGGCTGGTGGTACAATCACTGCCATGACGCCAACCTGAACGGCCTATACCATGGTGGTCCCTTCCCTCAGTCCATGGCAGATGGGGTCAGTTGGGAACATTGGAAGGGGCACTATTACTCTCTCAAACTCACTGAGATGAAGATCAGGCCCTACTAG
- the LOC136426682 gene encoding microfibril-associated glycoprotein 4-like, whose amino-acid sequence MGMLVLLALFALLQQGDAANVKNLPEIVHEETVVGQNGVTGQYGMCCPSQSTLTSPALDQLLLYLGTQNSLEGQLEQLQNKTDSIDGQLQQLAQQEMAELQSEVDLKATVEALQATVSSQDSIIQQQAAALQQLQGTLQQQTSSLQQLETTNLQQTSSLQQLETTLQQQASTILQQANSLQQLEDKVNGARDCQELFNTGHTTSGVYTIYPDGGGRSPIHVYCDMDTDGGGWTLFQKRQDGSVNFYRDWQAYKTGFGDLRGEFWLGDDNLARLTAQDVYELRVDLEDFEGNSAYAKYSSFRVEDEIHKYRLTVEGYSGTAGDAMTMHNSQFFSTLDKDNDSTGSYHCAQTYKGGWWYNRCHDANLNGLYHGGQHQSAADGVNWQQWKGNYYSLKHTEMKIRPY is encoded by the exons ATGGGAATGTTGGTGCTTCTGGCTCTCTTCGCACTGCTGCAGCAGGGAGATGCTGCAAATGTCAAGAATCTCCCGGAGATTGTTCACGAGGAGACAGTAGTGGGGCAGAATGGAGTTACGGGACAGTACGGCATGTGTTGTCCCTCCCAGTCTACCCTGACCTCCCCAGCTCTAGACCAACTTCTGCTGTACCTGGGTACACAGAACAGCCTGGAGGGGCAGCTAGAACAGCTGCAGAATAAGACAGACAGTATTGATGGACAGCTGCAGCAGCTAGCTCAACAGGAGATGGCTGAA CTACAGTCAGAAGTTGATCTGAAGGCCACAGTCGAGGCTCTCCAGGCGACAGTCAGCAGCCAGGACAGCATCATCCAGCAGCAGGCTGCAGCTCTACAACAGCTGCAGGGAACTCTGCAGCAACAGACCAGCAGCCTGCAGCAACTGGAAACCACAAACCTGCAGCAGACCAGCAGCCTGCAGCAGCTAGAAACCACTCTTCAGCAACAGGCCAGCACGATCCTGCAGCAAGCAAACAGTTTGCAGCAACTGGAAG ACAAAGTGAACGGTGCCCGTGACTGCCAGGAGCTGTTCAACACCGGCCACACCACCAGCGGGGTCTATACCATCTACCCGGACGGAGGGGGGAGGAGCCCCATTCACGTgtactgtgacatggacacGGACGGGGGAGGGTGGACG CTCTTCCAAAAGCGACAGGACGGTTCCGTGAACTTCTACCGAGACTGGCAGGCCTACAAGACAGGGTTCGGGGACCTGAGGGGAGAGTTCTGGCTGG GCGATGACAACCTGGCCAGACTGACTGCCCAGGACGTATATGAGTTGAGGGTTGACCTGGAGGACTTTGAGGGAAACTCAGCTTACGCCAAATACAGCAGCTTTAGGGTGGAGGACGAGATCCACAAGTACAGGCTGACAGTGGAAGGatactctggaactgcag GAGATGCCATGACAATGCATAACTCCCAGTTCTTCTCGACCCTGGATAAAGACAATGATAGCACAGGCAGTTATCACTGTGCACAGACCTACAAGGGAGGCTGGTGGTACAATCGTTGTCACGACGCCAATCTGAATGGTCTGTACCATGGTGGTCAACATCAGTCAGCTGCAGACGGGGTCAACTGGCAGCAATGGAAGGGAAACTACTACTCTCTCAAACACACCGAGATGAAGATCAGGCCCTACTAG
- the LOC136427187 gene encoding uncharacterized protein, which translates to MSSVQDLTDADIDAMKMGKLFRLLRDFGVNEDDLDDPNEARETLKQKFQELRKEVEKARTPEQVVQMMADVAKRYKTQRELLLQCCQDIRDYLPQLDQSERDKLDAHFQRDVMEILEDIREQLNKDECPLLVAGELSAGKSSFLNLLLGDDILPEAHLSSTSTICELKYGATRRAVVYLRGPDEATGSRQVTSNVDLSEDLQECRQQLARYIHLKRRDRTTSTVTKIEIFWPLDLLRGGVTIVDSPGVGESDMMDEIIARYIPSAFAFIYIIDSSRAGGVQQDRFGRLLLKCKDHGARSELEEFDLNKAIFVCNKWDQVPPVEREEVKKETALALGEIWKGLQESQIFIHSNKEALKGGYWSANYTKVLDGIYELLPKSLDHKVSTQYRRMVNILKEVLTYINLKRNDAYRNLDEGERHRVYREATSKLALFDEYTSHKLQELKDFLKDATEKLSSCIYVAVVKQKEGLRKHLPKDRMETSEAVGKLALAIEHHLSGDQEFKEIIKDAEERFSSKLQRMVNEVNHEYHESIRPVTERRCSLYVKTSPFQELIRQIKGNLRLSTGVTLDASKLSSNELDTELNKMAKNKLERSVKLVESFESDLQAMKEVDKRLIEDRFQETRSQLDLAEKYEPQVSRITRLLGRLVMVELTEMREYEFDLESIVGWPDPKNRIGGGSYGEVYRVQVQRDGSPVRAALKIGILPYDITTEENAWEFITEEDNLRKLKGDHIVEYYGTALRKEERGLRLGLIMELCEGTLEDRIIGPKEHNPTFYDEDDAKKQQAFRYIKNKAIQLCEGLRAIHKAGYIHRDLKLTNILVTAADVVKLADVGVTKREVDVTGTVTGTATYAAPEVKERKVYDKSADIYSLGLILWEMWYGQSVCDATHYLKGASGGEAMMMPHYPPKYIHPIPEWTSLVRDCMNTDATKRPTAVECLQRIRGMEMEDSPNSVMYQTTRI; encoded by the exons ATGTCCAGCGTCCAAGACCTCACCGACGCGGACATAGATGCCATGAAGATGGGCAAACTTTTTAGGCTTCTCCGTGACTTTGGGGTGAACGAAGATGACCTAGATGACCCGAATGAGGCCAGAGAAACTCTCAAGCAAAAGTTTCAGGAGTTAAGAAAAGAAGTAGAGAAAGCAAGAACCCCTGAACAG GTTGTCCAAATGATGGCAGACGTAGCCAAGCGTTACAAAACCCAGCGGGAACTCCTGCTGCAGTGCTGTCAGGACATTAGAGACTACCTGCCCCAACTGGATCAGAGCGAAAGAGACAAGCTTGACGCACACTTCCAGCGTGACGTCATGGAAATCTTGGAGGATATAAGAGAACAATTGAATAAGGATGAATGTCCACTGCTTGTGGCAG GAGAATTGTCTGCCGGTAAGAGCTCATTTCTGAACCTGCTGCTTGGAGACGACATCCTGCCTGAGGCGCATCTGAGCAGCACTTCCACTATCTGTGAGCTGAAGTACGGAGCGACCAGGCGAGCGGTGGTCTACCTCAGGGGACCAGACGAAGCCACAGGGTCAAGACAGGTCACATCGAATGTGGATCTCAGTGAAGACCTTCAAGAGTGCAGGCAGCAGCTGGCACGCTACATCCACTTAAAGAGGAGAGACAGGACCACTTCAACGGTCACAAAAATTGAGATCTTCTGGCCACTCGACCTTCTCAGG GGAGGAGTGACGATCGTGGACAGTCCGGGAGTCGGCGAGAGCGACATGATGGACGAGATCATAGCGAGATACATCCCGTCAGCCTTTGCGTTTATCTACATCATCGACAGCTCTAGGGCCGGCGGAGTACAGCAGGACAGG TTCGGACGCCTACTGCTGAAGTGTAAGGATCACGGTGCACGGTCCGAGCTGGAGGAGTTCGACCTCAACAAAGCCATTTTCGTCTGCAACAAGTGGGACCAGGTACCGCCAGTGGAGAGGGAGGAAGTTAAGAAAGAAACCGCCCTGGCATTGGGGGAGATATGGAAGGGGCTTCAGGAGTCCCagatcttcattcattcaaataag GAAGCCCTTAAGGGTGGCTATTGGTCAGCAAACTACACCAAGGTCTTGGACGGTATCTATGAGCTGCTGCCAAAGAGTCTGGACCACAAGGTGTCTACTCAGTACAG GCGAATGGTAAATATTCTGAAAGAGGTACTGACATACATCAACCTGAAACGGAATGACGCGTACCGGAATCTCGACGAGGGAGAGCGTCACAGGGTCTACAGAGAAGCTACATCCAAGCTTGCACTGTTTGACGAATATACGTCTCACAAACTTCAAGAATTGAAAGATTTCCTTAAAGATGCAACAGAAAAATTATCGTCCTGCATATACGTAGCCGTAGTCAAGCAAAAGGAAGGATTGCGGAAACATCTCCCCAAAGATCGCATGGAAACAAGCGAAGCAGTGGGAAAGCTTGCTTTGGCGATCGAACACCACCTGTCTGGGGATCAAGAATTCAAAGAAATCATAAAAGATGCAGAGGAAAGGTTTTCATCTAAACTACAAAGAATGGTCAACGAAGTGAACCATGAGTACCATGAAAGCATCAGGCCAGTAACCGAACGAAGGTGCTCACTGTACGTAAAGACCTCGCCGTTCCAGGAACTGATCAGACAGATAAAAGGCAACTTGCGACTGTCCACCGGCGTGACGTTGGATGCATCCAAATTATCATCTAATGAATTGGACACTGAATTGAATAAGATGGCCAAAAACAAGCTTGAGCGGTCAGTCAAGCTGGTGGAAAGTTTTGAGTCAGACTTACAGGCGATGAAAGAAGTGGATAAACGCCTTATCGAAGACCGTTTCCAGGAGACAAGAAGCCAGCTGGATCTGGCCGAGAAGTATGAGCCACAGGTATCCAGGATCACCCGTCTGCTTGGCCGGCTGGTCATGGTAGAGCTGACCGAGATGAGGGAGTACGAGTTCGACTTGGAGAGCATCGTCGGCTGGCCTGACCCGAAGAACAGGATCGGCGGTGGGTCCTACGGTGAGGTGTACCGGGTACAGGTCCAGCGGGATGGGTCACCTGTCCGAGCTGCGCTGAAGATCGGAATCCTGCCGTACGATATAACTACAGAGGAGAACGCCTGGGAATTCATCACAGAAGAGGACAACCTACG AAAGCTGAAGGGTGATCACATAGTGGAGTACTACGGTACCGCTTTGAGGAAGGAGGAGAGAGGGCTGAGGTTGGGACTGATCATGGAACTGTGCGAGGGGACACTGGAGGACAGGATCATAGGACCAAA AGAGCACAATCCGACCTTTTATGATGAGGACGACGCCAAGAAGCAACAAGCTTTCCGCTACATCAAAAACAAAGCTATACAATTGTGTGAGGGACTCAGGGCCATTCACAAGGCAGGGTACATCCACAGGGACCTCAAGCTGACCAATATCCTG GTAACTGCAGCAGATGTTGTTAAGCTGGCCGACGTTGGTGTGACAAAGAGAGAAGTGGACGTGACCGGTACAGTGACAGGCACAGCCACCTACGCAGCACCCGAAGTGAAGGAACGGAAGGTGTACGACAAGAGTGCAGACATCTACAGCCTGGGGCTCATACTGTGGGAGATGTGGTATGGACAGAGCGTCTGTGACGCAACG CATTATTTGAAAGGTGCGTCAGGGGGTGAGGCCATGATGATGCCACACTATCCTCCAAAGTATATCCACCCCATCCCAGAATGGACATCTCTGGTCCGAGACTGTATGAACACGGACGCGACAAAGCGACCAACGGCGGTGGAGTGTCTCCAGAGGATCAGGGGCATGGAGATGGAGGACAGTCCCAACTCTGTTATGTACCAGACAACCCGTATCTAA